The window caaacaactttATGATGCTGTGGAGAGAAATGATGTGGAGACAGTCACTCGTTTAATTAAAAGAGGAGCAGACGTTAATACACGTCGTGGGATAtgggtatgtgttgtgtgttctaatgtgtgtattggatgATGAAATGAACTTCACGTCAtttgatctcaaaatagaATGTGACTGTTCTAATGAAAGCTTGTTTGAATGATAACAAGGAAATTGTTGAGCTACTGTTAAGAAGTGGATCAGACGTGAATAAGACTGCCAAAGTGAGTTGATTGATTGTGTGAGTGAAGAAAgtgttatgtttgttgttgtatccCGTATGATAAGATATCAACTAGATCAACATTTTTATTTCTAACAAAGAGATGAAACTTCTTTTTGGTGTGAGTTGTGTTGATGGTCAGTCAAGAATCGTTTGTTCTCTATATAccaatctgtttgtatttcttgttttattgtgtgttgtaacttttcaataaatattaGGTGGAGATTTAATGTGATGTATGAGATGTTATGTACTactaataaatgtattaatattgaatattattataattttatttaattaatagaaagtggagaaatacaaacaatttatagaaatttgttttatatttattggttgtttttaaataaattattatttatatgtatgtatgtatgtatgtttgtttgtccttttgtttgtctgtagtttttctgtctctcgctttgtttgtgttttgtctgtctgttgtatatcgtttattgtaaacatcaaagctaatacagtaaACGTTATATCACTATAACAAATTAGTAACTAAAAGTTCAAGATAAATGACCATAGTGTAGgatttatgtctgtctgtttgtctgtttgcctgaatgtctgtctgtctgtcggttggtatgtgtttgtatgtcagtgtctgtccgtctgtctgtcagtgcttttgtctgttagtgtgtctgtccagctgtctgtcaaagtgtctgtccgtctgtctgtcaagatctctgtccgtctgtcataacgtctgtccgtctgccactctgtgtgtctgtttgtctgtgtatcagtgtatctgcctgtttgtccgtGTCCGTATGGCTGTCAGTGTTTGTCCCTTTGTGTgcttgtccacctgtctgtccgtatgtctgtcagtttgtctgtcagtttgttagtctgtctgtcagtgtgtctgtctgtctgttagtgtgtctgtttgttttatcagagtgtgtgtttgtctgtcattcaatgtgtctgtccatctgtctgtcagtgattttgtctgtcagtgtgtcggtccatctgtctatcaggatttctgtccatctgtctgtaggtgtttttgtctgcctgtgtatcagtgtgtctgcctgtttgtctgtccgtctgtctgtcagtgtttttgtcttttaGTGTGTctgctcatctgtctgttagtgtgtatgtccgtctgcctgccagggtgtctgtctgtttgtctctcagtgtgtttgttagtctatcagtgtgcttgttagcctcgaatttccagaccagagagcgtgcgAAGCGTGCAAACTcgagtctggaccaagtcatactaaaatgattttggaagtatttatcaatagcgatgctaaatggtgtctaacagcgtaggatcgttttacctagatcaacatatcatttgtaaatgccatgagatctcacgaagaAAGAGACGTGTGTCgtgtttgcggtgatatcttggtagacggcatgaaaccacgactctttgattctttggcagaccgctagctactctaactgctcgaccagttgtcaaaggtgatggtttagcgacgctgctgtgcatgtcctctcactgcaagcttgaaaatatcgaagaactgaagctgaaactaaaactaagatgtttgtgtgtgcagagtctaatcattgttctggcatgcagagtttagtcattgttctggcatgcacctagccgcccacgaggatttcacacgcgcgcaatcagtgctagtgcactcagcataaccaattattgctaagccaatcagaatttacagccgagattcgggttgtagaagctggTTGTCTTAGAAGGGCTAttttcgaaatcattttagtatcgacttgttctagactagagttcgcgcgctctctggtctggaagttcgatgctatgtgcctgtttgtctgtcagtgtgtctgcctgttggtcagcgtgtctgtctgtctgtcagcatgtctgtctgtctgtctgtctgtctatgtgcctTTCTGTTTGgttagtgtgtttgttcgtctgtctataagtgtgcctgtctgtctgtcagtgtgtctgcctgtccgtcagcatgtctgtccgtctgtctatcgaggtgtctgtctgtctgtcagtgtgtttgtccgtctgtttatcagtgtgcttgtctgtctatcagtgtgtctgtctgtccgtcggtcagtgtgtctttttgtctgtctgtctgtccgtctgtctgtctgtttgtctgtctgtttgtctgttggcctgaatgtctgtctgtctgtctgttggtaggtgggtatgtatgtcagtgtctgtccgtctgtctgtcagtgtttttgtgtattagtgtgtctgtccagttGTCTGCCAGtgtttctgtccgtctgtttgtcagtatgtctgtccgtctgtctgtgtatcagtgcgtctgtctgttagtttgtttgccCGTTTATAtctccgtgtgtctgtctgtctgtctgtcattgtgtctgtccgtctgattttcagtgtgcctgtctgtctgtcattgtgcctgtctgtcattcagcgtgtctgtttgtctgtctgtcagtgtgtctttctgtctgtcagtgtgtttatccgtctgtctatcagtgtgcccgtctgtcagcgtgtctgtctgtctgtctgttagtctgtctgtctgtttgtcagtgtgtctgtctgtcggtcagtgtgtctgtttgtctgtctttctgtctgtctgtcagtgtgtctgtttgtctgtttgtctgtttctccgtctgtctgtttgtctttttgtctgtctgtctatcttgttttcagtgtgtttgtttgtctgtctatcagtgtgcttgtctgtctatcagtgtcggtctgtctgtcagtgtctgtttgtgtgtctgtctgtctttcggtctgcctgtttgtctgtttgcctgaatgtctgtctgtctgtctgttggtaggtgtgtatgtatgtcagtgactgtccgtctgtctgtcagtgtttttgtgtgttagtgtgtctgtccaagtGTCTGCCAGTGTTTCTGTCCGTCTTTTCGgcagtatgtctgtccgtctgtctgtttttctgtgtgtctgtgtttcagtgtgtctgttcgtctgtcaatcagcgtgtctgtctgtctgtgtgtcagcgtgactgcctctttgtctgtctgtccatctggctgtcagtgtttttgtctcttggtgtgtctgtccatctgtctgtcagtgtgtctgtccatatgtttgtcagtgtgtctgtctgtctgtcagtcagtcactgttacgtgtttgtctttctctcattgtgtctgtctttctgtcagtgtgtctgtttgtttgtctttctgtctgtctgtcattgtgtctgtttgtctgtttgtctgtttcttcgtctgtctgtttgtctttttgtctgtctgtctatcttgttttcagtgtgtttgtttgtcagtctatcagtgtgcttgtctgtctatcagtgtctgtctgtctgtcagtgtgtctgtttgtgtgtctgtctgtctttcggtccgcctgtttgtctgtttgcctgaatgtctgtctgtctgtctgttggtacgtgtgtatgtatgtcagtgtctgtccgtctgtctgtcattgtttttgtgtgttagtgtgtctgtccaagtgtctgtcagtgtttctgtccgtctgttcgtcagtatgtctgtccgtctgtctgtgtttctgtgtgtctgtgtttcagtgtgtctgttcgtctgtcaatcagcgtgtctgtctgtctgtgtgtcagtgtgactgcctctttgtctgtctgtccatctggctgtcagtgtttttgtcccttgatgtgtctgtccatctgtctgtcagtcagtgttacgtctctgtctttctctcattgtgtctgtctttctgttagtgtgtctgtctgtttattagtgtgtgtgtgtgtgtgtgtgtgtgtgtgtgtgtgtgtgtgtgtgtgtgtctgtctgtctgtctgtctgtctgtctgtctgtctgtctgtctgtcagtctgtgtctgtccgtctgtctgtcagtgatttatctgtgagtgtgtctgtcagtgtttttgtctgttagtgtgtctgtctgtgtgtttgtctgtttgtttgtctgtcagtgtgtctgtctgtctgtcagtatgtctgtcc of the Corticium candelabrum chromosome 2, ooCorCand1.1, whole genome shotgun sequence genome contains:
- the LOC134176166 gene encoding ankyrin repeat domain-containing protein 54-like isoform X1 — translated: MFARKKINKQLYDAVERNDVETVTRLIKRGADVNTRRGIWNVTVLMKACLNDNKEIVELLLRSGSDVNKTAKSGRTALHWAACNNHSKVVRILLENGCDSNITTIGCLTALCHTQDVSDSAAQP
- the LOC134176166 gene encoding ankyrin repeat domain-containing protein 54-like isoform X2, with product MFARKKINKQLYDAVERNDVETVTRLIKRGADVNTRRGIWNVTVLMKACLNDNKEIVELLLRSGSDVNKTAKSGRTALHWAACNNHSKVVRILLENGCDSNITTISV